One region of Anticarsia gemmatalis isolate Benzon Research Colony breed Stoneville strain chromosome 2, ilAntGemm2 primary, whole genome shotgun sequence genomic DNA includes:
- the LOC142982229 gene encoding uncharacterized protein LOC142982229 — protein MSPRRRTLSFVVIFLSVNDGLVSSQVSPDKFPRLSEICPNFKGPSKSLPLLPPQNSLNIATPNDLLLAAQRLLPGSQRPILNEVVGQPLISEPSIIGGPQSFVNFNPLPNPPIPFTQIPCNMPAPAIPSAEVVSLESLALESNYPPPVEYFGYIDQNNIPLGPLPQSIPYTETVYTERFTPNPELAQFYQTNVNVQIPSMPGVSPFIGLATPIPGMLPQNNFAESYVDLVQEPYQGIVETNVVEAAAVVESPVIPVPVVAQAEIVPNVVESVAGYSPQLPLSFQINMPPSPSSEPIILISSPAPAPVLQESTFPPPLPPMVPPPSPMIIMERSRSKWSSLLPILLIALCDGGCQNYGGNCCSCSTNIPVPYPIPIPTNNPIITGRRRSKSKTQKKAKGN, from the exons atgtCTCCGCGCAGACGGACACTTTCCTtcgttgttatatttttatctgtgaAT GATGGCCTCGTTTCCAGCCAGGTTTCACCGGATAAGTTTCCTCGTCTGTCAGAAATATGTCCCAATTTTAAAGGTCCCAGCAAGTCTCTTCCACTGCTTCCACCACAAAATTCATTGAATATTGCCACTCCTAACGACCTACTGTTGGCTGCTCAAAGGTTACTTCCTGGTTCCCAGCGACCAATTCTAAATGAAGTCGTAGGTCAACCTCTGATATCGGAGCCATCGATTATTGGAGGTCCTCAAAGTTTTGTTAACTTTAATCCTTTACCTAACCCACCTATTCCCTTTACACAAATACCATGTAACATGCCTGCCCCAGCAATACCGTCTGCTGAAGTTGTGTCCTTAGAATCATTAGCATTAGAGTCAAACTATCCTCCGCCAGTGGAATATTTTGGTTATATTGATCAAAACAACATCCCTCTTGGTCCCCTACCGCAATCAATACCATACACAGAAACCGTGTACACAGAACGGTTCACTCCAAACCCGGAACTGGCACAATTTTATCAAACTAATGTTAATGTGCAAATACCATCTATGCCAGGAGTGTCTCCTTTCATAGGTTTGGCAACGCCGATCCCTGGAATGCTGCCACAAAACAACTTTGCGGAAAGCTATGTAGACTTAGTACAAGAGCCTTATCAAGGAATTGTCGAAACGAATGTTGTAGAAGCGGCTGCAGTAGTGGAATCTCCAGTGATACCAGTACCGGTAGTTGCACAGGCAGAAATCGTTCCTAACGTTGTTGAATCTGTAGCAGGGTACAGTCCACAGTTGCCTCTGAGTTTCCAAATAAATATGCCGCCTTCGCCTTCATCTGAACCTATCATACTAATATCATCTCCTGCTCCAGCCCCAGTTCTTCAAGAGTCAACTTTCCCGCCACCGTTACCACCAATGGTTCCGCCACCCAGTCCCATGATAATCATGGAACGATCAAGATCCAAGTGGAGCAGTTTGCTCCCTATATTGTTAATAGCGCTGTGTGACGGCGGCTGCCAGAATTATGGTGGTAACTGCTGTTCTTGTAGCACTAACATTCCAGTTCCGTATCCTATACCAATACCGACTAACAACCCGATAATTACGGGCCGAAGAAGATCTAAATCAAAGACCCAAAAAAAGGCTAAAGGAAATTAA